Proteins from a genomic interval of Pyramidobacter porci:
- a CDS encoding phosphodiester glycosidase family protein — protein sequence MSFMSLKKIAVLALALLVAAAGTAGAEVPRGKVLGELMQVLDLPLKTGKTFGDVDETTPYGPALLSALSLGILYPADDFSPEIACTNAEALMFAFQAMGFRHEAETAAWALPPEDKSLPAYISGYVALAKSVQPAAPRSVFSKPWDSITETQLSEVLEWAGRCRAGLVWDYEIKRPEGALRIHRENVGRPPQGWRVQLGIFDTEAQASAFARKKTSEACPLSVQEVDFSYGVFTPLVADRSQAHEWATRLGKGFGAVILPESGDSSALFWTSFTPADPADAVIGMNRAVSSQTLAKLSEIAAAHKALAAMNGGYFGGNGPIGTLFAGGLPVTLPYYNRSMAAWDKRGTMYFGGGEFRMRLSVNGGPFVPVLLNSKVDYGSTAILTPALGASEARAGNNGFVARVHDGLVQEAVPALQFSRDMNPDEWLIVSRDPAFALQKGDRVALETQWRETPPIDVASAVQAGPLLYAPGHQFWDEMLSLSILALRHPRTLLGWDGKRMVWIVADGRSSWHSRGLFLNEAEQLGRQLGLTALLNLDGGGSSEMWWDGHVVNAVSDGRERRMPYGLMVLKK from the coding sequence ATGTCATTCATGTCGTTGAAAAAAATCGCCGTTTTGGCTCTGGCTTTGCTGGTTGCGGCCGCGGGAACGGCCGGCGCGGAAGTGCCGCGCGGGAAGGTGTTGGGCGAGCTGATGCAGGTCCTCGACCTGCCGCTGAAGACGGGCAAGACGTTCGGCGACGTGGACGAGACGACGCCTTACGGGCCGGCGCTGCTGTCGGCACTTTCGCTGGGGATCCTCTACCCGGCCGATGACTTCTCGCCGGAGATCGCCTGCACGAACGCCGAAGCGCTGATGTTTGCGTTTCAGGCCATGGGGTTCCGCCACGAGGCGGAAACGGCGGCCTGGGCGCTGCCGCCGGAGGACAAAAGTCTGCCGGCCTACATTTCCGGCTACGTGGCTCTGGCCAAGTCGGTTCAGCCGGCGGCGCCGCGGAGCGTGTTCTCCAAACCGTGGGACAGCATCACCGAAACACAGCTGAGCGAAGTTTTGGAATGGGCCGGGCGCTGCCGCGCCGGTTTGGTCTGGGACTATGAGATCAAACGCCCCGAAGGCGCGCTGCGCATCCACCGCGAAAACGTCGGCCGCCCGCCGCAGGGCTGGCGCGTGCAGCTGGGCATTTTCGACACGGAGGCGCAGGCCAGCGCTTTCGCGCGGAAGAAGACGAGCGAAGCTTGTCCGCTGAGCGTGCAGGAAGTCGATTTCAGCTACGGCGTTTTCACGCCGCTGGTGGCCGACCGCAGCCAGGCCCACGAATGGGCAACTCGCCTCGGCAAGGGATTCGGCGCCGTGATCCTGCCGGAGTCCGGCGACAGCAGCGCCCTGTTCTGGACGTCTTTCACGCCGGCCGATCCGGCCGACGCCGTGATCGGCATGAACCGCGCCGTCAGTTCTCAAACGCTCGCCAAGCTGTCGGAGATCGCCGCCGCCCACAAGGCGCTCGCGGCCATGAACGGCGGCTATTTCGGCGGCAACGGCCCTATCGGCACGCTGTTCGCCGGCGGACTGCCGGTGACGCTGCCCTATTACAACCGCTCCATGGCGGCATGGGACAAACGGGGCACGATGTACTTCGGCGGCGGCGAATTCCGCATGCGCCTGTCGGTCAACGGCGGGCCGTTTGTGCCCGTGCTGCTCAATTCCAAAGTCGATTACGGCTCGACGGCGATCCTCACGCCCGCGCTGGGCGCGTCCGAAGCCCGCGCCGGCAACAACGGCTTCGTGGCCCGCGTGCACGACGGACTGGTGCAGGAGGCGGTGCCGGCGCTCCAATTCAGCCGCGATATGAATCCCGACGAGTGGCTGATCGTCAGCCGCGATCCCGCGTTCGCGCTGCAAAAAGGCGACCGCGTCGCGCTTGAAACGCAGTGGCGCGAAACTCCGCCCATCGACGTCGCCAGCGCCGTGCAGGCGGGGCCGCTGCTGTACGCGCCCGGGCACCAGTTCTGGGACGAAATGCTGAGCCTGAGCATCCTCGCCCTGCGCCATCCGCGCACGCTGCTTGGCTGGGACGGCAAGCGCATGGTCTGGATCGTGGCGGACGGCCGCTCGTCGTGGCACAGCCGCGGCCTGTTCCTGAACGAGGCCGAACAGCTCGGCCGTCAGCTGGGGCTGACCGCCCTGCTCAATCTCGACGGCGGCGGCTCGTCGGAAATGTGGTGGGACGGTCATGTCGTCAACGCCGTCAGCGACGGTCGCGAACGCCGAATGCCCTACGGCCTGATGGTGCTGAAAAAGTAA
- a CDS encoding TOBE domain-containing protein — protein sequence MKYGVRNDLMATVQAVKKGEIMSQIECTLDAAGKLSSVLTTDSVAELDLKPGDKVHLLIKAIHVIPAKD from the coding sequence ATGAAATACGGCGTTCGCAACGATCTGATGGCGACGGTCCAGGCGGTGAAAAAGGGCGAGATCATGTCGCAGATCGAATGCACTCTTGATGCCGCAGGCAAACTCAGCTCCGTGCTGACGACAGATTCCGTGGCCGAGCTGGATCTTAAGCCCGGCGACAAAGTGCATCTGTTGATCAAGGCGATTCACGTGATTCCCGCCAAGGACTGA
- a CDS encoding alpha/beta fold hydrolase: MKKRVTRILALFGAVSLAMGTMICQGTAAELAREIVPLERAGVKLYLESFRTRDAQEKDPILLVHGLTYSSHEFDVNYGDYSLLRFLVANGYEVWLLDIAGYGNSQPVADGFTPNSDYAAEDIAAAVRLILARCGRKEMDVLGWSWGTVTSGRFAAKYPGLVRRLVLYAPIVAGLADVNVTSPFNENTWVHAAGDFQVKADKTIDYDIVEPAVADTFLSNCWRYDKNSSPNGGRRDLLVAPDKRLIPTADIKAPVLIIAGSKDDYVSPALCKEAFATLSNKDSRIEIIVGAAHAMMMEKPYYKVFRAKVLEFLKAK; the protein is encoded by the coding sequence ATGAAGAAGCGGGTTACGCGTATTCTTGCATTATTCGGCGCAGTTTCCCTTGCCATGGGGACGATGATCTGTCAGGGGACGGCGGCGGAGCTTGCGAGGGAGATTGTGCCGCTGGAGCGCGCGGGGGTAAAACTTTATCTGGAGTCTTTCCGGACACGGGACGCCCAGGAAAAGGATCCCATCCTGCTGGTGCATGGCCTGACGTATTCTTCTCACGAGTTCGACGTGAACTATGGGGACTATAGTCTGCTCCGCTTCCTCGTCGCCAACGGCTACGAGGTCTGGCTGCTCGACATCGCCGGTTATGGCAACTCGCAGCCGGTGGCGGACGGCTTCACGCCGAATTCGGACTACGCCGCCGAAGACATCGCCGCCGCTGTCAGGCTTATTCTTGCCAGATGCGGCAGGAAAGAGATGGATGTCCTCGGCTGGAGCTGGGGAACCGTTACCAGTGGACGCTTTGCCGCCAAGTATCCGGGACTGGTGCGCAGGCTGGTACTTTACGCTCCGATCGTGGCGGGGCTGGCTGACGTCAACGTCACGTCGCCTTTCAATGAAAACACGTGGGTTCATGCTGCCGGAGATTTTCAGGTGAAGGCGGACAAGACCATCGATTATGACATCGTTGAGCCGGCTGTGGCCGACACGTTCCTGTCGAACTGCTGGCGCTACGACAAGAACAGCAGCCCGAACGGCGGCCGTCGGGACCTGCTGGTCGCTCCGGACAAGCGTTTGATTCCTACGGCGGACATCAAAGCGCCGGTGCTGATTATCGCCGGTTCGAAAGACGACTATGTCTCGCCGGCGCTCTGCAAAGAGGCGTTTGCCACTTTGTCCAACAAGGATTCACGAATCGAGATCATTGTCGGCGCGGCGCATGCGATGATGATGGAGAAACCGTACTACAAAGTTTTCCGCGCCAAGGTTTTGGAATTCCTGAAGGCCAAATAA
- a CDS encoding DUF4236 domain-containing protein → MGLRFKKSIKILPGVSINISKTGVSATIGPKGKSVNVGTNGIFGNLGLGKGVSYRKKLGDVMPKNAGTAGFKRILKIVMLVVIAVYLIWQYAGPFIGGFLGGAK, encoded by the coding sequence ATGGGGTTGCGCTTTAAAAAGAGCATCAAAATTCTGCCCGGCGTCAGCATCAACATCAGCAAAACCGGCGTGAGCGCCACGATCGGCCCGAAGGGGAAGAGCGTCAACGTCGGCACGAACGGCATCTTCGGCAATCTCGGCCTGGGCAAGGGCGTTTCCTATCGCAAGAAGCTGGGCGACGTGATGCCCAAGAACGCGGGCACGGCCGGCTTTAAAAGGATCCTCAAGATCGTCATGCTGGTCGTGATCGCGGTCTATCTGATCTGGCAGTACGCTGGGCCGTTTATCGGCGGATTTTTGGGCGGCGCGAAATGA
- a CDS encoding DUF3798 domain-containing protein, translating to MKKYHLAALFLGAALFAGAACAAEPAKFHIGICTGTVSQSEDDLRGAEALIQKYGDVTNGGMIKHVTYPDSFMTEQETTISQIASFADDPLMKAVIVNQGIPGTTEAFRRIREKRPEMLLFVGEAHEDPSVIDSISDLTVGNDNLSRGYLNIVLAKRLGCKNFVHISFPRHMSYELLSRRRMIMEQTCKDIGLGFHFETAPDPTSDVGVAGAQQFILEKMPTWIDKYGKDTAFFCTNDAQTEPMLKSIVEHGGYFIEADLPSPLMGYPGALGLDLADVSGNFEAILKRVEDTVVARGAGGRMGVWAYSLGFTTSKALGEFAVDCINQGVTHQKFRRYFEIPKVIKFFDAESPNSSWKGRYYADAQTDVESKNHILILQDTYMLGAGPQHMTDIEVPEKYLKIH from the coding sequence ATGAAAAAGTACCATCTGGCGGCGTTGTTTTTGGGCGCGGCGTTGTTCGCGGGGGCGGCCTGCGCGGCGGAGCCGGCGAAGTTCCACATCGGCATCTGCACGGGCACGGTCTCGCAGTCGGAGGACGACCTTCGCGGCGCCGAAGCGCTGATCCAGAAATACGGCGACGTGACGAACGGCGGCATGATCAAGCACGTGACGTATCCCGACAGTTTCATGACCGAGCAGGAGACGACGATCTCCCAGATCGCGTCGTTTGCCGACGATCCGCTGATGAAGGCGGTCATCGTCAACCAGGGCATCCCCGGCACGACCGAGGCGTTCCGCCGCATCCGCGAGAAGCGTCCCGAGATGCTGCTCTTCGTCGGCGAAGCTCATGAGGATCCCAGCGTCATCGACAGCATCTCCGACCTCACCGTCGGCAACGACAACCTGTCGCGCGGCTATCTGAACATCGTCCTGGCCAAGCGCCTGGGCTGCAAGAACTTCGTGCACATCTCCTTCCCCCGCCACATGAGCTACGAGCTTCTTTCCCGCCGCCGCATGATCATGGAGCAGACCTGCAAGGACATCGGCCTCGGCTTCCACTTCGAGACCGCTCCCGATCCCACCAGCGACGTGGGCGTGGCCGGCGCGCAGCAGTTCATCCTCGAAAAGATGCCCACCTGGATCGACAAGTACGGCAAGGATACGGCCTTCTTCTGCACCAACGACGCGCAGACCGAACCGATGCTGAAGAGCATCGTCGAGCACGGCGGCTACTTCATCGAAGCCGACCTGCCCTCGCCGCTGATGGGCTATCCCGGAGCGCTGGGGCTTGACCTGGCCGACGTGAGCGGCAACTTCGAAGCGATCCTCAAGCGCGTCGAAGACACCGTGGTCGCGCGCGGCGCCGGCGGACGCATGGGCGTCTGGGCCTACTCTCTGGGCTTCACCACCTCCAAGGCGCTGGGCGAGTTCGCCGTCGACTGCATCAATCAGGGCGTCACGCACCAGAAGTTCCGCCGTTACTTCGAGATCCCCAAAGTCATCAAATTCTTCGACGCCGAGTCGCCGAACTCCTCCTGGAAGGGACGTTACTACGCCGACGCGCAGACCGACGTGGAGTCGAAGAACCATATCCTCATCCTTCAGGACACCTACATGCTCGGCGCCGGCCCGCAGCACATGACCGACATCGAAGTGCCCGAAAAGTACCTGAAGATCCACTAG
- a CDS encoding DUF6876 family protein yields MNTVKHQPAYIRTILSFRTGSSQCYKVSLLDKAPVITEGVKDMAELCEAFWLVDKICTVQQTEPYSKEYFQVWRLIMKENHHATLICDDGNGKIISQEEINYTDFPLSEGITLYMTNDVIMLPTEY; encoded by the coding sequence ATGAACACAGTGAAACACCAGCCTGCTTATATAAGAACGATACTGAGCTTCAGAACAGGAAGCAGCCAGTGCTATAAAGTGAGTTTGCTCGATAAAGCGCCCGTGATAACCGAGGGTGTCAAGGACATGGCCGAGCTTTGCGAGGCATTTTGGCTCGTGGACAAGATCTGCACGGTACAGCAAACGGAACCTTACAGCAAAGAGTATTTCCAGGTGTGGCGTCTCATCATGAAAGAAAACCATCATGCAACGCTTATCTGCGACGACGGCAACGGCAAGATCATCTCGCAGGAAGAAATAAACTACACCGATTTCCCGCTGTCCGAGGGAATCACGCTTTACATGACGAACGACGTTATCATGCTGCCGACAGAATACTAG
- a CDS encoding NAD(P)/FAD-dependent oxidoreductase — translation MNYDAIIVGAGPAGIFAALELTGAGKKVLIVDKGQLIRERICPIMAGKADQCVNCPSCAVVSGWGGAGSASDGKLTITTGYGGNLEEYIGTAELERLMKAVDDRFVADGADPHLYEPSGQNVHDTIRRAAAKGIKVLPARIRHIGTDASREVLDAMYRSLRDKCDILMNTFVQDILVENGAAVGVVTSDGTEYRAADVIAAPGRDGASWLEGIVRRLKLPIASMPVDIGVRVEVPDSACEELTRDFYEVKCLYNTPTFDDRVRTFCMNPSGFVVSEFNRTHGLVTVNGHSLKNTKSHNTNFAVLVTKNFTRPFTDPIGYATHIARLANMLAGGGLLVQRLGDLRDGRRSTPDRIARGMIEQTGPAVPGDLSLVLPHRHMTDIVEFLDALNAIMPGVNQNDTLLYGVEIKLYSLRLELRNNLAVPNVKHLYMAGDGAGVSRGIIQAAASGLVAGRAVLGA, via the coding sequence ATGAACTACGATGCGATCATCGTCGGCGCGGGGCCGGCGGGGATTTTCGCGGCGCTGGAACTGACCGGCGCGGGCAAAAAAGTGCTGATCGTCGACAAGGGGCAGCTGATCAGGGAGCGAATCTGTCCGATCATGGCGGGCAAGGCCGATCAGTGCGTCAACTGCCCGTCCTGTGCCGTGGTGTCCGGCTGGGGCGGCGCGGGGTCGGCTTCCGACGGCAAGCTGACGATCACGACCGGCTACGGCGGCAACCTCGAAGAGTACATTGGCACGGCGGAGCTGGAACGCTTGATGAAAGCCGTGGACGACCGCTTCGTCGCCGACGGAGCGGATCCCCATCTGTACGAGCCAAGCGGGCAGAACGTGCACGACACGATCCGCCGCGCCGCCGCGAAGGGCATCAAGGTGCTGCCGGCCAGGATCCGCCACATCGGCACCGACGCCTCGCGCGAAGTGCTCGACGCCATGTACCGCTCCCTGCGCGACAAATGCGACATCCTCATGAACACGTTCGTTCAGGACATCCTCGTCGAAAACGGCGCCGCCGTCGGCGTGGTCACGAGCGACGGCACGGAATACCGCGCCGCCGACGTCATCGCCGCGCCGGGGCGCGACGGCGCTTCGTGGCTGGAGGGAATCGTCAGGCGCCTGAAGCTGCCGATCGCCTCGATGCCGGTGGACATCGGCGTGCGCGTCGAAGTGCCCGACAGCGCCTGCGAGGAGCTGACCCGCGACTTTTACGAGGTCAAGTGTCTCTACAACACGCCCACGTTCGACGACCGCGTGCGCACCTTCTGCATGAACCCGTCGGGCTTCGTCGTTTCCGAGTTCAACCGCACGCACGGCCTCGTCACCGTCAACGGGCACAGCCTCAAGAACACCAAGTCGCACAACACGAACTTCGCCGTGCTCGTCACCAAGAATTTTACGCGCCCGTTCACCGACCCGATCGGTTACGCCACGCACATTGCCCGCCTCGCCAACATGCTGGCCGGCGGCGGGCTGCTGGTGCAGCGTCTCGGCGACCTGCGCGACGGCCGCCGCTCCACGCCCGACCGCATCGCCCGCGGCATGATCGAGCAGACGGGCCCAGCCGTCCCCGGCGATCTCAGCCTCGTGCTGCCCCATCGCCACATGACCGACATCGTCGAGTTCCTCGACGCGCTGAACGCAATCATGCCCGGCGTCAACCAGAACGACACGCTGCTTTACGGCGTGGAGATCAAGCTTTATTCGCTGCGTCTCGAGCTGAGAAACAACCTCGCCGTGCCGAACGTCAAACATCTGTACATGGCCGGCGACGGAGCCGGCGTCAGCCGCGGCATCATCCAGGCGGCGGCCAGCGGCCTTGTGGCCGGAAGGGCCGTTCTCGGCGCCTGA
- a CDS encoding DUF6876 family protein, producing the protein MKHSAEDIKSALAMQTGTSHYWKVCPFKNAPVITDGVKVMIDMCEAYWLVNHIASYQMEEKIRNEEFQVWTLERRQDDTATLTCDDGNGHVLLSDAISYTDFPLPEGIKLYLDNGVLLLPSEY; encoded by the coding sequence ATGAAGCACAGCGCAGAAGACATCAAATCAGCATTAGCCATGCAGACAGGGACCTCTCATTATTGGAAAGTCTGCCCGTTCAAAAACGCTCCGGTCATCACCGACGGAGTGAAAGTCATGATCGACATGTGCGAAGCCTATTGGCTCGTCAATCATATCGCATCCTATCAAATGGAAGAGAAAATCCGCAACGAAGAATTTCAGGTCTGGACACTGGAACGCCGTCAGGACGACACGGCGACGCTGACCTGCGACGACGGCAACGGGCATGTGCTGTTGAGCGACGCGATCAGCTATACCGATTTCCCGCTGCCCGAGGGAATCAAACTCTATCTGGACAACGGCGTCCTGCTGCTGCCCAGTGAATACTAG
- a CDS encoding AbgT family transporter, producing the protein MIALIGTCGNLASDTCSVLVPPLGALAFMGAGRSPIVGMFCGWLSANLGFSANLFIAGTDSLLAGITNTSIKVLLGPDATFEVDSACNWYFMFCSTILITLIVGWCTNHLIEKRVGPYKGETMLDTTKPLTDLERKGLRKAGVALLVYAVVIVAGIYAGPLANPQTGGVIGSLFLKGLIPLILFMFLICGIVYGKTVGVIKSERDLSKIFTKAMASMASFVAFCFTAGQFTALFGWTNLGVLLAIAGADFLKAVNFTGIPMFVALVILVIFINLFMTSGSAKWTFLGPVFVPMLMLMNYHPAWIQLLYRIGDSPTNALSPVSPYLYMCLAVVNEKYDKDMKLGTFIANCIPTIFIAQVAWIVFAIAWFLAGLPVGPGAPLHLPAGIL; encoded by the coding sequence GTGATCGCCCTGATCGGCACCTGCGGCAATCTTGCCTCCGATACGTGCTCGGTGCTTGTGCCGCCGCTGGGAGCGCTGGCTTTTATGGGCGCCGGGCGCAGCCCGATTGTCGGCATGTTCTGCGGCTGGCTGAGCGCCAACCTCGGCTTCTCGGCCAACCTTTTCATCGCCGGCACCGACTCGCTGCTGGCGGGCATCACCAACACTTCGATCAAGGTCCTGCTCGGGCCGGACGCCACGTTCGAGGTCGACAGCGCCTGCAACTGGTATTTCATGTTCTGTTCCACGATCCTGATCACGCTGATCGTGGGCTGGTGCACGAACCATCTGATCGAAAAGCGCGTCGGCCCTTATAAAGGGGAAACGATGCTCGACACGACCAAGCCGCTGACCGATCTCGAGCGCAAGGGACTGCGCAAAGCCGGCGTCGCCCTGCTCGTTTACGCTGTCGTGATTGTGGCGGGCATTTACGCCGGGCCGCTGGCCAACCCTCAGACGGGCGGCGTTATCGGCAGTTTGTTCCTGAAAGGCTTGATTCCGCTGATCCTGTTCATGTTCCTGATCTGCGGCATCGTTTACGGCAAGACCGTGGGCGTCATCAAGAGCGAACGCGATCTCTCCAAGATTTTCACCAAGGCCATGGCCAGCATGGCTTCCTTTGTGGCGTTCTGCTTTACGGCCGGCCAGTTCACGGCGCTGTTCGGCTGGACGAACTTGGGCGTGCTGCTGGCGATCGCCGGGGCCGATTTCCTCAAGGCCGTCAACTTTACCGGCATTCCCATGTTCGTAGCCCTTGTGATCCTGGTGATCTTCATCAACCTGTTCATGACCTCGGGGTCGGCCAAGTGGACGTTTCTCGGGCCCGTGTTCGTGCCCATGCTCATGCTGATGAACTATCACCCCGCATGGATCCAGCTGCTGTACCGCATCGGCGACTCGCCCACCAACGCGCTCTCGCCGGTCAGCCCGTATCTGTACATGTGCTTGGCGGTGGTCAACGAGAAGTATGACAAGGACATGAAACTGGGCACTTTCATCGCCAACTGCATCCCGACGATCTTCATCGCCCAGGTGGCGTGGATCGTCTTCGCCATCGCCTGGTTCCTCGCCGGACTGCCGGTGGGGCCCGGCGCGCCTCTGCACCTGCCCGCCGGGATTCTGTAA
- a CDS encoding DUF1643 domain-containing protein, protein MQTEKMLVRTEAVYSDDRTRRYLLHREWDVKKPKALIIMTNPSTAGTIALDFTTMYILNNITALGYGSVTTANLVSKITLRLSVKDDIEAEDENFDQIVKAAQKADKVIIAWGRIGETSVKVRAVQDKLLARLEPFKEKLCEIGNESGESGFHPLAPQIRSHWILNPYEIPEPIASKEEKQPKPKVKRKSKSQEAKAADTDDPCKSEQDRSIPSVPDNITDQQPQKEAAK, encoded by the coding sequence ATGCAGACCGAGAAAATGCTTGTAAGAACAGAAGCAGTCTATTCAGACGACAGGACGCGCAGATATCTTCTGCACCGCGAGTGGGATGTGAAAAAGCCCAAGGCCCTCATCATCATGACCAATCCAAGCACAGCCGGAACCATTGCCCTCGATTTTACGACCATGTACATCCTCAACAATATCACGGCGCTCGGCTACGGTTCCGTAACCACAGCAAACCTTGTCTCGAAAATCACGCTGAGACTCAGCGTCAAAGACGATATCGAAGCTGAGGACGAGAACTTCGACCAGATCGTCAAAGCCGCGCAGAAAGCCGACAAAGTCATCATTGCGTGGGGACGAATCGGCGAGACCAGCGTCAAAGTCAGAGCCGTGCAGGACAAACTGCTTGCCAGACTGGAACCGTTTAAGGAAAAGCTGTGCGAAATCGGCAACGAGAGCGGAGAGTCAGGATTCCATCCACTTGCGCCTCAGATTCGCTCGCACTGGATATTGAACCCGTATGAAATTCCAGAGCCGATCGCATCCAAGGAAGAAAAGCAGCCTAAGCCCAAAGTAAAACGCAAGTCGAAATCACAGGAAGCTAAAGCCGCAGATACCGACGATCCCTGCAAGAGCGAACAGGACCGCAGTATCCCAAGTGTCCCTGATAACATTACCGATCAGCAACCGCAGAAGGAGGCGGCAAAGTGA
- a CDS encoding DNA primase family protein codes for MYHDSDFSADERNRLCNRCPKFKELCEQQKQGELDKKLAKLVIMMLVSAGRYPLAIEFAKKAHDKKLAPKYYRYYQGLIFNKESALVDGFDCTDFGCTAEEIKKCFSRQELERLYPNEDFSFRKDKETDEPLNSPLEMLRFFRSELPEIGIFTRWNKANNVWCPDTGNFNPNLYLDYVMSSLPIVLTEDNPPQLSVYCNGIWKQQDLHLREINQLLRIHYNRAAPHMWKGFPKELWQMLPQESPSCTTLKSGKKYVNVQNGLVYFMDGELYKRSHTDEVYTTRQVPVPIKEDCECPNFEYYLQSTFRNDEDLIKVVQEMCGYLLLDTCKAEKIFYLIGPGGNGKSVLLGVLEALLGHAQGTIGLSLEEINTNKFARFKLIGKFANLSNESEASGKDAVNLKVSRALASGNSVWVEDKGKPGFMAKLTAKQVYCMNEIMPVKNGTSQGNLRRALIIPFEQVFSSNPAEGELAKDVNLLDKLLGELPAILRWALEGAMRLIENNFEFSHSDKVEEYFKIYANAVDELQMKRFVEEKMIRTTGKPTSTTEIYNAHRLWCEQNGIELPDKVSGNKYWDALKSALKSLGEKKIEKVGCNGNRVHLKGWRLRTEDDIDIDIEIGEDTKEASTLDQIMAEMQKLSPERQQRYLDKLRTRNAEKAAKKAQSDEEVAEAESKPKKAQKAAKKAQSDEEVDEAESQSKSKKAKKVK; via the coding sequence ATGTACCACGATTCCGATTTTTCAGCTGACGAAAGAAACCGCTTGTGCAATCGCTGCCCGAAGTTCAAAGAGCTCTGCGAGCAGCAAAAGCAGGGTGAGCTCGACAAGAAACTGGCCAAGCTTGTTATAATGATGCTGGTCAGCGCCGGGAGATACCCGCTGGCTATCGAGTTCGCCAAAAAGGCTCACGACAAGAAGCTGGCGCCTAAGTACTACAGATACTACCAAGGCCTGATCTTCAACAAAGAGTCGGCCCTTGTCGATGGTTTCGACTGCACGGACTTTGGCTGTACGGCAGAGGAGATCAAAAAATGCTTCTCACGTCAAGAGCTCGAAAGGCTGTACCCAAACGAGGACTTCTCGTTTCGAAAGGACAAAGAGACGGACGAACCTTTGAACTCGCCTCTGGAAATGCTCAGGTTCTTCAGGAGCGAACTGCCCGAGATCGGCATTTTCACCCGCTGGAACAAGGCCAACAACGTCTGGTGTCCTGACACGGGGAACTTCAACCCTAATCTTTATCTGGATTATGTGATGAGTTCTCTCCCGATCGTCTTGACTGAAGACAATCCGCCGCAGCTCAGTGTGTACTGCAACGGAATTTGGAAGCAGCAGGATCTGCATTTGCGTGAAATCAATCAACTGCTCAGGATACACTACAATCGTGCCGCTCCCCACATGTGGAAGGGGTTCCCAAAGGAACTATGGCAAATGCTTCCGCAGGAATCCCCTTCATGCACGACCCTGAAGAGCGGTAAAAAATACGTGAATGTACAGAACGGCCTTGTCTATTTCATGGACGGCGAACTGTATAAACGCTCTCATACTGACGAGGTGTACACGACCCGTCAGGTTCCAGTGCCGATCAAGGAGGACTGCGAATGTCCGAACTTCGAATACTACCTTCAAAGCACGTTCCGTAACGACGAGGACCTCATCAAGGTCGTACAGGAAATGTGCGGCTATCTCTTGCTTGACACCTGCAAGGCTGAAAAGATATTTTATCTCATAGGCCCGGGCGGCAACGGTAAGTCAGTGCTTTTGGGTGTTTTGGAAGCGCTTTTGGGGCACGCACAAGGCACTATCGGCTTGTCGCTGGAGGAAATCAACACCAATAAATTTGCCCGCTTCAAGTTGATTGGAAAGTTCGCCAACCTCAGCAATGAGAGCGAGGCCAGCGGCAAAGACGCTGTGAACCTCAAAGTTTCCAGGGCTCTTGCAAGCGGAAACTCCGTTTGGGTTGAGGATAAAGGGAAGCCAGGCTTCATGGCAAAGCTGACTGCGAAGCAAGTTTATTGCATGAACGAGATTATGCCCGTCAAAAACGGCACCTCTCAAGGAAACCTGCGCAGAGCGCTAATCATACCTTTTGAGCAGGTATTCTCGTCGAATCCGGCAGAAGGCGAGCTGGCCAAGGACGTCAACCTTCTGGACAAGCTCCTTGGTGAGCTGCCCGCAATCCTCAGATGGGCGCTCGAAGGAGCCATGCGCCTGATTGAGAACAACTTCGAATTCTCGCATTCGGACAAGGTCGAGGAGTATTTCAAAATCTATGCGAACGCGGTCGATGAGCTGCAGATGAAGCGATTCGTCGAGGAGAAGATGATCCGCACCACCGGCAAGCCGACTAGCACAACTGAAATTTATAATGCGCATAGGCTCTGGTGCGAACAAAACGGCATAGAACTGCCGGACAAGGTTTCCGGAAACAAGTACTGGGATGCTCTTAAAAGCGCACTAAAAAGCCTCGGCGAGAAGAAAATCGAGAAGGTCGGCTGTAACGGAAACAGGGTCCATCTGAAAGGCTGGCGCTTGCGCACCGAAGACGATATCGACATCGATATCGAAATCGGCGAGGATACCAAGGAGGCTTCGACTCTCGACCAGATCATGGCTGAGATGCAGAAGTTGAGCCCCGAGAGGCAGCAAAGATACCTTGACAAACTGCGTACCCGCAATGCCGAAAAGGCCGCCAAAAAGGCGCAGTCGGACGAGGAAGTCGCCGAGGCCGAATCCAAGCCTAAAAAGGCCCAAAAGGCCGCCAAAAAGGCGCAGTCTGACGAGGAAGTCGATGAGGCCGAATCCCAGTCCAAGTCCAAGAAGGCCAAAAAGGTAAAGTAG